One window from the genome of Candidatus Didemnitutus sp. encodes:
- a CDS encoding tagaturonate reductase, giving the protein MTTLSRSLITKTSALPAGLACGPLATFPERIVQFGEGNFLRAFADWMIDELNSRGLLQSQVLVVQPIRQGLAAQLNAQDGLYTVLVRGTENGQVVESPRVVTAVRRALDPYASWAELVATFESNDLRFVLSNTTEAGIAYSAEPLEPTKCPESFPAKIASLLHARFRAVRGHPERGLVFVPCELIEKNGTQLRECVLKHAQAWGLSAEFVKWVGESNVFLNTLVDRIVPGYPKAEAADLAKKFSYQDNLIVASEHFHLWVIEGPREIEQELPFARAGLNVVWTDDLTPYRSRKVRVLNGAHTGSVLAAYAAGATTVKEMMDDELTAAFVYRLVFDEIVPCLAQPAEERRAYAEAVLERFRNPFVRHELLSISLNSVSKWKVRVLPSLLDAVAARRAVPPLLAFSLAALLWFYRGHREPDGRMFGRRGDEKYPIRDDEAVLDFFAREWGLVEETGDRFQLTKNALAQTQFWGRDLNEVPGLAFAVSISLERIATLGMRETLKKLVLETPRS; this is encoded by the coding sequence TCCCTCATCACCAAGACTTCCGCGCTGCCGGCCGGCCTCGCCTGCGGCCCGCTCGCGACTTTCCCCGAGCGCATCGTGCAATTCGGCGAGGGCAACTTCCTGCGTGCGTTCGCCGACTGGATGATCGACGAGCTCAACAGCCGCGGTCTCCTCCAGAGCCAGGTGCTCGTCGTGCAGCCGATCCGCCAGGGTCTCGCCGCGCAGCTCAACGCCCAGGACGGACTCTACACCGTGCTCGTGCGCGGCACCGAGAACGGCCAGGTCGTCGAGTCGCCGCGCGTCGTCACCGCGGTCCGCCGCGCGCTCGATCCCTATGCAAGCTGGGCGGAGCTCGTCGCCACCTTCGAGAGCAACGACCTGCGCTTCGTCCTCTCCAACACGACCGAGGCCGGCATCGCGTATTCCGCCGAGCCGCTCGAACCGACGAAATGCCCCGAGTCGTTCCCGGCCAAGATCGCGTCGCTGCTCCACGCCCGCTTCCGCGCCGTGCGCGGTCACCCGGAGCGCGGGCTGGTTTTCGTGCCCTGCGAGTTGATCGAGAAGAACGGCACGCAGCTCCGCGAATGCGTGTTGAAGCATGCGCAGGCGTGGGGCCTTTCCGCGGAGTTCGTCAAATGGGTCGGCGAGTCCAACGTCTTTCTCAACACGCTCGTCGACCGCATCGTGCCCGGTTACCCGAAGGCCGAGGCCGCCGACCTCGCGAAGAAATTTTCCTACCAGGACAACCTCATCGTCGCCTCGGAGCATTTCCACCTCTGGGTGATCGAAGGCCCGCGCGAGATCGAGCAGGAGCTGCCGTTCGCGCGCGCCGGGCTGAACGTCGTGTGGACCGACGACCTCACGCCCTACCGCAGCCGCAAGGTTCGGGTGCTGAACGGCGCGCACACCGGCTCCGTGCTCGCCGCCTACGCCGCCGGCGCCACGACGGTGAAGGAGATGATGGACGACGAACTCACCGCCGCGTTCGTCTACCGGCTCGTGTTCGACGAGATCGTGCCCTGCCTCGCGCAACCCGCCGAGGAGCGTCGCGCCTACGCCGAGGCCGTGCTCGAGCGCTTCCGCAATCCCTTCGTGCGCCACGAACTGCTTTCCATTTCGCTGAACTCCGTTTCGAAGTGGAAGGTGCGCGTGCTGCCCTCGCTGCTCGATGCCGTCGCCGCGCGCCGCGCCGTGCCACCGCTGCTGGCGTTCTCGCTCGCGGCATTGCTGTGGTTCTACCGCGGTCACCGCGAGCCCGACGGCCGCATGTTCGGCCGCCGCGGCGACGAGAAGTATCCGATCCGCGACGACGAGGCAGTGCTCGATTTCTTCGCGCGCGAGTGGGGCCTCGTCGAGGAGACGGGCGACCGCTTCCAGCTCACCAAGAACGCGCTCGCGCAAACCCAGTTCTGGGGCCGCGATCTCAACGAGGTGCCCGGCCTGGCCTTCGCGGTGTCGATCTCCCTCGAGCGCATCGCGACGCTCGGCATGCGCGAAACGTTGAAGAAGCTCGTCCTCGAAACCCCGCGCTCCTGA